AGTAGGCGCCGTGACGCGCAAATGATCGGTAAGAAAGTTCGCGACCCCGGGAGTACACGAAGTAAGGGTTACAAGCAGCCGGATCCACTTGATTCGCGGAAATACCTGGAGGAGCAGGGTTTGCGGCATACGCGGAAAAACGGCCCGATTGGCATTCGGCGTGCATTATCCCTTGCGTCGAACAACCTGGTCGGGCCGGACTTCCCCCCAGCCCACTACCCCTACCTTCCCGCAACTCCCCCTCGACTCATCAACGAAAGCCGGTGGCTTCGGCCGCCGGCTTCTTCTTTTGCTGGCGGTCGGCTCCCCGGTGGCAAAGAGCGTGCAAACAGAGACGCGACCGCGTCTCCGGTTACGACAAACCAGTCCTCGTCGACACGCAGACCCCGGTCGGGGCTCCGAACCGGGCACCCGCGCGTGGGGCTGAGAAAGATGACGCCGCTCACACCAGCGGCCGGTCGCCCGCGCGGGGCGGCCACTGGCAGACGGGGCCCCGCTGGCGGGTGCCGTGGGAGAGCCGGGTGAACGAGTTGAGCGTGACGGCGGCCGCGAAGAACCGGTCCATGACGGCGGCGAACAGGTAGCTGCCGATGCCGACGAACTTCTCCTCGTCCAGTTCGAGCAGCACCCCGATCCCCCGCGCGTACCCGCCGACCGGCTCGCCGGGGACGAACGCGACGTCCCGCCGCGAATCGATCGAGAGGACGCCGTCGCGGACCTGGCGGGCCACCTCGCGCAGCTCCGGGTGCTGGTCGTCCGAGAAGTCGTACAGCGACAGGTATTCGGCCAGCGCGTCCCGGCCCTTCACGGGGTCGGTCAGCGACAGGTGGTTCAGGGACAGGTGGGAGACGACCCGCCAGTACGTCATCTTGCGGTCGGCTTCCTCCCGGACCTCCCGGTTGGTCGTCTCGGTCCGCTTCTGCATCGGCCGCAGGGTCGGGGTCGGTGAGCCGGTCCAGAAAGGACGGCGGGAACTCGTCCATGCGGCCTCGCGAAACATCGGAACAAACCGGCGAGCGGGGGATGTGAGTCCCCTGATTCTGGGGGACGGCACACATCAATTCGCAGTTTCCCAGAATCAGGGGACTCACGTCCCCCGCTCGCCGGTTGTCTTACACCTTCGCGTTCTTCTTGAGGTCGTAGCCCCACTTGCCGGCGGACGACGTGACGCCCTTCTCGTCTTGCTTGAAGTATTCGCCCTCGACTTTGGCGAAGTTGAACGTGATCTGCTCGACGAGCAGGCCGGTCTTCGCGTCGACGCGGCCGGGGATCTGGAACGACGAGATGAGCAGTTCGCTGAACTTGATGGTCAGGTACTTCTGCTGGCCACCCTTCTGCCCGGCCTTGCGGCAGGTCAGGAGGGCTTCGGAAATGTGCTGGCCGGTGGCGCAGTTGAGCTGCAGCTCGGGGGACGCCGTGCAGGTCACCATCTCGAAATGGAAGTCCTGCATGTCGACCTTACCGGCGCCGCCCCCGCCCCCGTGGGACATGGACCCGGTGTTGGTCATGCCCCAGTTCCAGTGCAACAGGTTGATCTGGTTCTCGAACCCCTTTTCCTGCGATTCGCCTTTGATGTTGCCTTTCGTCAGGTCCAGGTGGGCATCCACGCTCATGAGACATCCCCCGCGGCCGGTCTCGGACCGGTGACTACCCGGGCGGCGGCCGGGGAACACCCCGCGGCCGGCCCGCCCGCGATACGAAACAACGATCGATCGTCCGCCCCACCGACCCGGGCACGGGCGGCGGGCGGGTGGGTTACGTCCGCTGCGGCAGCTCGGCCACCAGCCGCATGGAGGTGGCCAGACCCTCCAACTGGAAGTGCGGGCGCAGGTGGGCGATCGCCTGGTACCACCCGGGCTTGCCCTTCACGCTCGGCACCTCCACCCGCGCCCCCTGGAGCGGGAACTTCGCCTTCGTCTCGTCGCCGACGCTCTCGGGGTTCGGGACCACGTAGTTCTGGATCCAGTTGTTCAGCCACAGTTCCATCTCGCCCCGCTCGGCGAACGACCCGACCTTGTCCCGGGCCATCGCCTTCAGGTAGTGGGCGAAGCGGGACACGCAAAGCATGTAGTTCAGCTTCGTGGACAGCTCGGCGTTCGCGTTCGCCCCGTGGTCGAAGTACGTCTTCGGCTTGTTCGCCGTCTGGGTGCCGATGAAGACGGCCTTGTCCGTGTCCTCGTAGTGCAACAGCGGGAGGAACCCGAGGCCGCTCAGCTCGGCCTCCCGGCGGTCCGGGATGAGGACCTCGGTCGGACACTTGGCGGTCTTCCCGCCGGCCTGGGTGAACGTGTGCAGCGGGAGCCCCTCGACCTGCCCGCCGCCCTGGACGCCGCGGGTCCGCATGAACCGCCCGTCCTTGGCGAACGCGGCCGTGAACCGGGCCGCCAGCGCCCACGCCGAACTCATCCACAGGTACTTACTGTGGTCCGTCCCGTCGACCTTCTCCTCGTACTTGAACTGGTCGATCTTGCGGTCGGCCAGGCCGGTCCCGTATGGCAGGCGGGCGAGTACCCGGGGCATGGTCAGGGCCACGTACCGCGAGTCGTCGGACTCGCGAAAACTGGACCACACCGTGTAGTCCACGTTAATGGTGTGGTCGAAGATCTTGGCCAGGTCGCGGGGGCTGTTGAGGTCGGTGAACGACTCCAGGCTGAACATCTCGGCCCCGGCGGCCGCCACGAACGGCGCGTGCGCCTGGGCCGCCACCTTGGCGACGTGCTGGAGCAGGCCCATGTCCTCCGAGTCCTTGCCGTCGAACTCGTAGTCCCCGACCAGCATGCCGTACGGCTTGCCGCCGAGCTGCCCGTACTCGGCCTCGTACACCTTCTTGAAAATCGCCCCCTGGTCGAACTCGATCGCCCGCTCGAAATCCTTGAACAGCGTCCGCTTGCTGACGTTGATGACCTTCAGCTTGAGCGTCGTGCTGGT
The Fimbriiglobus ruber genome window above contains:
- a CDS encoding type VI secretion system baseplate subunit TssF; amino-acid sequence: MFREAAWTSSRRPFWTGSPTPTLRPMQKRTETTNREVREEADRKMTYWRVVSHLSLNHLSLTDPVKGRDALAEYLSLYDFSDDQHPELREVARQVRDGVLSIDSRRDVAFVPGEPVGGYARGIGVLLELDEEKFVGIGSYLFAAVMDRFFAAAVTLNSFTRLSHGTRQRGPVCQWPPRAGDRPLV
- a CDS encoding Hcp family type VI secretion system effector — translated: MSVDAHLDLTKGNIKGESQEKGFENQINLLHWNWGMTNTGSMSHGGGGGAGKVDMQDFHFEMVTCTASPELQLNCATGQHISEALLTCRKAGQKGGQQKYLTIKFSELLISSFQIPGRVDAKTGLLVEQITFNFAKVEGEYFKQDEKGVTSSAGKWGYDLKKNAKV
- the tssC gene encoding type VI secretion system contractile sheath large subunit, with the protein product MADPKAAPAPAPQVAPAAAPEAAGGLLDQVLTATKPKDDAQKSRNKEFIEALVRQALEAKPGTVVAGDIERTIQKWKADIDEKLSAQRNEIMHHKAFQKLEGTWRGLNYLVKQSETSTTLKLKVINVSKRTLFKDFERAIEFDQGAIFKKVYEAEYGQLGGKPYGMLVGDYEFDGKDSEDMGLLQHVAKVAAQAHAPFVAAAGAEMFSLESFTDLNSPRDLAKIFDHTINVDYTVWSSFRESDDSRYVALTMPRVLARLPYGTGLADRKIDQFKYEEKVDGTDHSKYLWMSSAWALAARFTAAFAKDGRFMRTRGVQGGGQVEGLPLHTFTQAGGKTAKCPTEVLIPDRREAELSGLGFLPLLHYEDTDKAVFIGTQTANKPKTYFDHGANANAELSTKLNYMLCVSRFAHYLKAMARDKVGSFAERGEMELWLNNWIQNYVVPNPESVGDETKAKFPLQGARVEVPSVKGKPGWYQAIAHLRPHFQLEGLATSMRLVAELPQRT